A stretch of Chiloscyllium punctatum isolate Juve2018m chromosome 34, sChiPun1.3, whole genome shotgun sequence DNA encodes these proteins:
- the fbl gene encoding rRNA 2'-O-methyltransferase fibrillarin — protein sequence MTGGFWSPGGRGRGGGRGRGGFRAGTKVTVEPHRHEGVFICRGKEDALVTKNMVPGESVYGEKRIGVEEADTKIEYRAWNPFRSKLAAAILGGIDQIHIKPGVKVLYLGAASGTTVSHVSDIVGPEGLVYAVEFSHRSGRDLINVAKKRTNIIPIIEDARHPHKYRMLLGMVDVIFADVAQPDQCRIVALNAHHFLKVGGHFVISIKANCIDSTATPEAVFASEVKKMQQENMKPQEQLTLEPYERDHAVVVGIYRPPAKQKKF from the exons ATGACAGGAGGTTTCTGGTCACCTGGAGGCAGGGGTCGGGGCGGTGGCAGGGGGAGAGGAGGGTTCCGCGCTGGAACCAAGGTCACAGTGGAACCACACAGGCATGAGG GGGTATTTATCTGTCGCGGGAAAGAAGATGCACTGGTGACAAAGAACATGGTTCCAGGGGAGTCTGTGTACGGAGAGAAGAGAATTGGAGTCGAG GAAGCAGACACCAAAATCGAGTACAGAGCCTGGAACCCGTTCCGATCGAAACTCGCAGCCGCCATTCTCGGGGGCATTGACCAGATCCACATCAAGCCTGGAGTGAAAGTCCTGTACCTGGGAGCGGCGTCTGGCACCACTGTCTCCCACGTGTCCGACATTGTGGGGCCT GAGGGCTTGGTCTACGCAGTGGAGTTCTCCCACAGGTCTGGCCGTGACCTCATCAATGTGGCCAAGAAGCGGACCAACATCATCCCCATTATTGAGGACGCCAGGCACCCGCACAAATACCGCATGCTCCTTG GAATGGTGGATGTCATCTTTGCCGATGTGGCGCAGCCTGACCAGTGCAGGATTGTGGCTCTCAACGCCCACCATTTTCTCAAAGTGGGCGGTCACTTTGTCATCTCTATTAAG GCAAACTGCATTGACTCCACTGCTACCCCCGAGGCTGTGTTTGCATCGGAGGTGAAGAAGATGCAGCAGGAGAATATGAAACCCCAGGAACAGTTAACGTTGGAGCCGTATGAGAGGGACCACGCTGTTGTTGTTGGGATATACAG gCCGCCAGCCAAACAGAAGAAATTCTAA